In Pleurocapsa sp. PCC 7319, the following are encoded in one genomic region:
- a CDS encoding NAD(P)/FAD-dependent oxidoreductase: MKLTKQNLQPATEKIYDTIVVGGGAGGLSAGVYLQRYLLNTLIIDKGKARSFWMIELHNYLGLPPDTPGRSVLRQGKEHFLSLGGDLLDAYVEEVIDEGETFAVKVKVGRNNSQYHTFRTKYLIAASGIIDYLPVLENMRNVYDYAGHNLHVCLICDGYEMTDKKVGVFASSAGNAEVVFPVGWFTGEITLFTQGLFEVNDDLRNRLEVLGYKIEETPVEQFIGEDHQMTGVELTDGRVVELETGLISMGSQYHATYLNKFDLEKQGGNLVTDKMARTSHPRIFAIGDLKVGLNQVVIAAADGALAATQIWRDIRRSTPPKTPTK, translated from the coding sequence ATGAAACTTACCAAGCAAAATTTACAACCAGCCACAGAAAAAATCTATGACACCATTGTTGTTGGTGGTGGTGCGGGAGGACTTTCTGCGGGAGTATATCTACAACGCTATCTACTCAACACTTTAATTATCGATAAAGGAAAAGCTCGTTCTTTTTGGATGATAGAACTGCATAACTATCTGGGCTTACCTCCTGATACCCCTGGTCGTTCCGTACTCAGACAGGGTAAAGAACATTTTCTTTCTCTTGGAGGCGACTTGCTTGATGCGTACGTCGAAGAAGTAATTGATGAAGGAGAAACCTTTGCTGTCAAAGTTAAAGTAGGTCGTAATAACAGTCAATATCATACTTTCCGTACTAAGTATTTAATTGCTGCTAGTGGCATTATTGACTATCTTCCTGTCCTAGAAAATATGCGTAATGTCTATGATTACGCTGGTCATAATCTCCATGTCTGTCTGATTTGTGATGGTTACGAAATGACAGATAAAAAGGTGGGGGTATTTGCCAGTAGTGCTGGAAATGCCGAAGTAGTTTTTCCTGTGGGTTGGTTTACAGGAGAGATTACCTTGTTTACTCAAGGGTTGTTTGAAGTCAATGACGATTTACGCAACAGATTAGAAGTATTGGGTTACAAAATTGAAGAGACTCCTGTAGAGCAATTTATCGGAGAAGATCATCAGATGACGGGAGTAGAGTTAACCGATGGTCGAGTAGTGGAATTGGAAACAGGTTTGATTTCGATGGGTTCTCAATATCATGCTACCTATCTAAATAAATTTGATTTGGAGAAACAGGGCGGTAATTTAGTTACGGATAAAATGGCTCGTACTTCTCACCCGCGTATTTTTGCGATTGGAGATTTAAAAGTAGGACTCAATCAAGTAGTAATTGCTGCTGCTGATGGAGCATTGGCTGCTACTCAGATTTGGCGAGATATTCGCCGTAGTACTCCTCCAAAAACTCCTACTAAGTAG
- a CDS encoding VOC family protein — protein MVITKGAHHIGLTVPNLIATRNFFVDTLGFEQVGEVPDYPAIFVSDGTIMLTLWQANDPKQATPFDRKNIIGLHHFALKVENLETLQTLHQTLLNTPDVEIEFAPEPLGNSSTQHMMCYIPGGIRMEFIA, from the coding sequence ATGGTAATTACAAAAGGAGCGCATCATATTGGACTCACCGTTCCAAATTTAATAGCGACTCGTAACTTTTTTGTTGATACTTTAGGTTTTGAACAAGTAGGGGAAGTACCAGATTATCCAGCAATTTTTGTTTCTGATGGCACAATAATGTTAACTTTGTGGCAAGCCAACGATCCTAAACAAGCAACTCCATTCGATCGCAAGAATATAATTGGTTTACATCACTTTGCACTCAAAGTAGAAAATTTAGAGACACTGCAAACTTTACATCAAACTTTACTCAATACCCCTGACGTGGAAATTGAATTTGCTCCAGAACCCTTGGGTAATAGCTCGACACAGCATATGATGTGTTACATTCCTGGCGGTATTCGGATGGAATTCATTGCTTAA
- a CDS encoding GDP-L-fucose synthase — translation MLDLQDKRILVTGGAGFLGKQVVEQLCQAGATIDLISIPRSRQLNLCKWENCQQAVKEQNIVIHLAAHVGGIGLNREKPAELFYDNLMMGTQLIHAAYQEGVEKFVCVGTICAYPKFTPVPFKEDDLWNGYPEETNAPYGIAKKALLVQLQAYRQQYGFDGIYLLPVNLYGPEDNFEPRSSHVIPALIHKIHLAQQSGVQELPVWGDGSPTREFLYSTDAARGIVMATQKYDQPAPVNLGTNHEISIRDLVETICELMDFTGTISWQTDKPNGQPRRCLDTQRAKEKFGFVAETELRQGLQNTINWYRQHAT, via the coding sequence TTCTGGGCAAGCAGGTAGTTGAGCAATTATGCCAGGCTGGTGCTACCATTGACCTAATTAGCATACCGCGATCGCGTCAGTTAAACCTCTGTAAGTGGGAAAATTGTCAACAGGCAGTCAAAGAACAAAATATTGTGATTCATCTGGCTGCTCATGTTGGAGGTATTGGTTTAAACCGAGAAAAACCAGCAGAATTATTTTACGATAACCTGATGATGGGTACTCAGCTAATTCATGCTGCTTATCAAGAAGGTGTAGAGAAGTTTGTCTGTGTGGGAACTATTTGCGCTTATCCCAAGTTTACTCCTGTACCTTTTAAGGAGGACGATCTTTGGAATGGTTATCCAGAGGAAACCAATGCACCCTACGGGATTGCTAAAAAAGCATTGCTCGTACAGCTACAAGCCTATCGTCAACAATATGGCTTTGACGGCATTTATTTATTACCTGTTAACTTATACGGACCAGAGGATAATTTTGAGCCTCGCAGTTCCCATGTAATTCCTGCTTTAATTCACAAGATTCACCTTGCACAGCAAAGTGGAGTTCAAGAGTTACCAGTTTGGGGAGATGGCAGCCCTACCCGAGAATTTTTATATTCTACTGATGCAGCGCGAGGTATCGTGATGGCAACTCAAAAATACGATCAACCTGCACCAGTCAATTTGGGTACTAATCACGAAATATCGATTAGAGACTTGGTAGAAACTATTTGTGAATTGATGGATTTTACTGGGACAATCAGCTGGCAAACAGATAAGCCCAACGGTCAACCTCGACGTTGCTTAGATACGCAAAGAGCAAAAGAAAAATTCGGCTTTGTGGCAGAAACAGAATTGCGTCAGGGTTTACAAAACACAATTAATTGGTATCGCCAACACGCCACTTGA
- a CDS encoding mechanosensitive ion channel family protein, with translation MNYCLKVIGANTNIPETLQVTTALLLGTITFFSLLLVAGLSYMQLPKVAHSLFDRFSSTENQEIYQKVVEPYQGWLNWIVIVSVVDIITLTAPTPNWLGLFEFPLSLLLAVNISFLGFSLLKELFDNYLLGIALDNKRKINSELLVIAKFICNSLILLIVVSVFAQTHKINIFGLIASLGIGGVAIAFASQKILEQILWSIVLYIDRPFTVDDYIHLPDKTLGRVESIGWRSTKIRLSGKNTLVIIPNSQLAQSRIENMTRARRVISIAELTFFRGMSEEEKALIHQLIIDSTREILGIDHRLTQIAFENHTDAAGQDYVQTQVIFYILGAAESSMELRSNLLEIARENIIERLQNYGINFSFEENTLDVSQPMNI, from the coding sequence ATGAATTATTGCTTGAAGGTCATCGGAGCTAATACAAATATACCAGAGACTCTTCAGGTCACTACAGCTTTATTATTGGGTACAATTACTTTCTTCAGTTTACTTCTGGTAGCTGGTCTATCTTATATGCAACTTCCCAAAGTTGCCCATTCACTATTTGACCGTTTCTCGTCGACTGAAAATCAAGAGATTTATCAAAAAGTGGTTGAACCCTATCAGGGCTGGTTAAATTGGATAGTGATTGTTAGTGTTGTCGATATAATTACTCTCACTGCTCCAACTCCTAATTGGTTAGGGTTATTTGAATTTCCTCTCAGTTTACTTTTAGCTGTAAATATAAGCTTTCTGGGATTTAGTTTACTCAAGGAATTGTTCGACAATTACTTGTTGGGAATTGCTCTAGACAATAAACGTAAAATTAATAGTGAGTTACTTGTAATTGCCAAGTTTATTTGTAACTCATTAATCCTCTTGATCGTTGTTTCTGTTTTTGCTCAAACACACAAAATCAATATATTTGGCTTAATTGCTAGTCTTGGTATTGGGGGGGTGGCAATTGCCTTTGCTTCCCAGAAAATTTTAGAACAGATATTGTGGAGTATCGTTCTGTATATTGACCGCCCTTTCACTGTTGATGACTATATTCATTTGCCCGATAAGACTCTGGGCAGAGTTGAATCAATCGGTTGGCGTTCAACTAAAATTCGGCTTTCAGGAAAAAACACCCTAGTGATTATCCCCAATAGTCAACTTGCTCAGAGTCGCATTGAAAATATGACTAGAGCCAGAAGGGTAATTTCGATCGCGGAATTAACTTTTTTTAGGGGTATGTCTGAAGAAGAAAAAGCATTGATTCATCAACTGATTATAGACAGTACTAGAGAGATTTTGGGCATCGATCATCGTTTGACACAAATTGCTTTTGAAAATCATACCGATGCCGCAGGACAAGATTATGTACAAACTCAAGTAATCTTTTATATTTTGGGGGCTGCCGAAAGTTCAATGGAGCTACGGAGCAATTTGTTAGAAATTGCCAGGGAAAATATTATCGAGCGATTGCAAAATTATGGAATAAACTTCAGTTTCGAAGAAAATACTCTTGATGTTTCTCAACCAATGAATATTTAA
- a CDS encoding GIY-YIG nuclease family protein yields MWSVYIIRCGDRSLYTGISNNVPQRFAIHQSGNAQSAKYTRTRHPLELVFTAEIGTKSAASRAEYKIKKLPKKTKELLVTGMTSLSELKIIFSDNFQK; encoded by the coding sequence ATGTGGTCTGTTTATATAATTCGTTGTGGCGATCGCAGTCTCTACACGGGAATTTCTAACAATGTCCCCCAACGCTTTGCAATTCATCAATCGGGTAATGCTCAGTCCGCTAAATACACTAGAACTAGACATCCCCTTGAATTAGTTTTTACGGCGGAAATTGGTACTAAGTCTGCTGCTAGTCGCGCCGAATACAAGATTAAAAAATTACCTAAAAAAACCAAGGAATTACTGGTTACGGGAATGACTTCTCTAAGCGAACTTAAGATTATCTTCTCAGACAATTTTCAAAAGTGA
- a CDS encoding SulP family inorganic anion transporter, whose translation MTKAKIRNLFSISMPGLPKLISYRRQWLRGDVLAGLTVAAYLIPQCMAYGELAGVEPVAGLWAILPPMIIYALFGSSPQLSIGPESSTAVMTAVAIAPLAAARTETYISLAALLAIIMGLVCIIAYIARLGFLADLLSKPVLIGYMAGIALIMIGGQLGKIGKIEIDANTFFGQVSEFISKLQQAHSPTLILSIFVLIFLFALQRRFPNLPIPLIAVLLSTAAVAILNLDGRGVAVVGAIPAGLPQFAIPQVSIQDFSTLVASAVGISIVGYSDNVLTARAFANRNNYKIDANQELLALGVANFGNGLMQGFPISSSGSRTVIGDSLGSKSQLFSLVAMVAVIIVLLFLRPVLALFPKAALGAIVIYAATKLIEVPEFIRLYRFRRSEFILAISTTIAVLVTDILVGVGIAVSLSVVELFSRVARPHDAVLGKVPGLAGLHDIEDWEGAKTIPGLVIYRYDAPLCFANAENFRQRSLDAIEAEVTPVEWLVLNMEANVEIDITAIDMLVELRDELAAKNITFAMARVKQDLYLELERAEFLQQIQAEHIYPTLPTAIAAFETRHQQ comes from the coding sequence ATGACCAAAGCTAAGATTCGTAACTTGTTCTCTATTTCCATGCCAGGTTTGCCAAAATTAATATCTTATCGTCGGCAATGGTTAAGGGGAGATGTCTTAGCTGGGTTAACGGTGGCAGCCTATTTGATTCCTCAATGTATGGCTTATGGGGAGCTAGCAGGAGTTGAGCCTGTAGCTGGTTTGTGGGCTATCTTACCGCCAATGATTATTTACGCTTTGTTTGGTTCATCACCCCAACTTTCGATTGGTCCCGAATCTAGTACTGCCGTGATGACAGCAGTTGCGATCGCGCCTTTGGCAGCAGCGAGAACTGAGACTTATATTAGCCTGGCTGCTTTACTAGCAATCATCATGGGATTGGTGTGTATTATTGCTTATATTGCTCGACTGGGTTTTTTAGCCGATTTGCTTTCTAAGCCAGTTCTCATTGGTTATATGGCTGGGATTGCTCTAATTATGATTGGAGGACAACTGGGGAAGATTGGCAAAATTGAAATTGATGCCAATACTTTTTTTGGTCAAGTTAGTGAATTTATTAGCAAGCTACAGCAAGCTCATTCTCCCACTTTGATTTTGAGTATCTTTGTTTTAATCTTTTTGTTTGCCCTTCAGCGTCGCTTTCCCAATTTACCCATTCCCTTGATTGCCGTTTTACTCTCCACAGCAGCAGTAGCTATCTTGAATCTCGACGGTCGTGGTGTAGCAGTCGTTGGTGCAATTCCTGCTGGTTTACCTCAATTTGCTATTCCCCAAGTATCTATCCAAGATTTTAGTACTTTGGTTGCTTCGGCAGTGGGCATTTCGATCGTGGGTTATTCCGATAATGTATTAACAGCTAGGGCATTTGCTAATCGTAATAACTATAAAATTGATGCCAATCAAGAACTACTCGCGTTGGGCGTAGCTAACTTTGGTAATGGATTAATGCAGGGGTTTCCGATTAGCAGTAGTGGTAGTCGCACTGTGATTGGAGATTCTTTGGGTAGTAAAAGCCAGCTATTTTCTCTGGTGGCAATGGTAGCAGTGATTATTGTCTTGCTGTTTCTGCGCCCTGTGTTGGCATTATTTCCCAAAGCTGCTTTAGGGGCAATTGTCATCTATGCGGCAACTAAATTAATTGAAGTACCAGAGTTTATCAGGCTCTATCGATTTCGTCGTAGTGAGTTTATCCTGGCGATATCGACTACCATCGCCGTATTAGTAACGGATATTTTAGTAGGAGTAGGAATTGCCGTTAGCTTGTCAGTAGTCGAACTATTTTCCAGGGTTGCTCGTCCCCATGATGCAGTATTGGGTAAAGTGCCAGGTTTGGCAGGATTACATGATATCGAAGACTGGGAAGGAGCCAAGACTATTCCCGGATTAGTGATTTATCGCTATGATGCACCTCTGTGTTTTGCCAATGCGGAAAATTTCAGACAGCGATCGCTCGATGCTATTGAAGCTGAGGTAACTCCTGTGGAATGGTTGGTACTAAACATGGAAGCCAATGTAGAAATCGATATAACTGCTATCGATATGCTGGTGGAACTAAGAGATGAGCTGGCAGCTAAAAATATTACCTTTGCAATGGCACGAGTTAAACAGGACTTATATCTCGAACTCGAGCGGGCAGAGTTTCTTCAACAGATTCAAGCTGAACATATTTATCCGACATTACCTACGGCGATCGCTGCTTTTGAAACACGCCATCAACAGTAA
- a CDS encoding TetR/AcrR family transcriptional regulator: MPKEEVIAKLIPIFRHYGYEGATVSRLSQATGLKKASLYHHFQGGKEQMAEAVLESIGAWIEENIFVPLRSPKPVKERLAAMIQGIDRFYESGQTPCVLAVMSLGEADTLFHQQLGQSLEKWLDELAKVVEETGVAPEEARLRAEDTIILIQGALVLVRVTNDTQPFKRAIARIPQILLPD; the protein is encoded by the coding sequence ATGCCCAAAGAAGAAGTAATAGCCAAACTAATCCCCATATTTCGTCACTATGGCTATGAAGGAGCTACCGTATCCCGACTATCACAGGCTACAGGATTAAAGAAAGCCAGCCTCTATCACCACTTCCAAGGCGGTAAAGAACAAATGGCAGAGGCAGTTTTAGAATCTATTGGTGCTTGGATTGAAGAAAATATTTTTGTACCGTTGCGATCGCCCAAACCAGTAAAGGAGCGCCTTGCAGCCATGATTCAAGGCATAGATCGATTTTATGAAAGTGGTCAAACTCCCTGTGTATTAGCGGTAATGTCTTTGGGAGAAGCTGATACTCTATTTCATCAACAGCTAGGACAGTCTCTTGAAAAATGGCTAGATGAACTAGCAAAAGTTGTGGAAGAAACAGGAGTTGCGCCAGAAGAAGCTCGTTTGCGTGCTGAAGATACCATAATACTCATTCAAGGTGCGTTAGTCTTAGTCAGAGTTACGAATGATACCCAACCTTTTAAAAGAGCGATCGCCAGAATCCCACAGATTTTGTTACCAGATTAA
- a CDS encoding tetratricopeptide repeat protein: MANFGWDIYQKNNSQEDNSQKDGSPEENYQQAIAEYDEAIKLNPNLAEAFGNRGFLRFQLGEKQEGLKDLQHAAELFLDEGNVDRYQQTIAFIQMIQS, translated from the coding sequence ATGGCAAACTTTGGCTGGGATATTTATCAAAAGAACAACTCTCAAGAGGACAATTCTCAAAAGGACGGTTCTCCAGAGGAAAATTATCAACAAGCGATCGCTGAGTACGACGAGGCAATTAAACTCAACCCTAATCTAGCAGAAGCTTTTGGAAATAGAGGGTTTCTACGCTTTCAGTTGGGAGAGAAGCAAGAAGGCTTAAAAGACTTACAACATGCAGCCGAACTATTTTTAGATGAGGGAAATGTGGATAGATATCAACAAACTATTGCTTTCATTCAAATGATTCAATCGTAG
- a CDS encoding M48 family metalloprotease gives MSRLLIRLGIGVIFAIFGMFNYFTNVSENPITGERQRVQLSPQQEIVIGRQSAPKMAAQHGNLYPDQLLQNYVDEVGNRVVQSSIAKNSPYPFEFHLLRDPQTVNAFALPGGQIFITAALLSRLNSEAQLAGVLGHEVGHVIGRHGAEHLAKQQLGSALVNAVGIAASDRPESARQAAILAQAVNQMINLKYGRDDELESDLLGFQFMTEADYNPIGIVELMKILNSARGGAGGQPEFMSTHPNPANRIQQLIAIINQEYPNGIPPRLEEGKNRFAQVVGRRL, from the coding sequence GTGAGTAGGTTATTAATACGCTTAGGTATTGGCGTAATCTTCGCTATCTTTGGGATGTTTAACTATTTCACCAACGTTAGTGAAAATCCCATCACAGGAGAAAGGCAAAGAGTACAGCTTTCTCCCCAACAAGAAATAGTCATTGGTCGTCAGTCTGCACCTAAAATGGCTGCGCAACATGGCAATTTATATCCCGATCAACTGCTACAAAACTATGTGGACGAGGTCGGAAATCGCGTGGTACAGAGTTCAATCGCTAAAAATTCTCCCTATCCTTTCGAGTTTCATCTGTTGCGAGATCCTCAGACAGTTAATGCCTTTGCTCTCCCTGGAGGACAGATATTTATCACCGCAGCTTTATTAAGTCGGCTTAATTCAGAAGCCCAGTTAGCAGGGGTTTTAGGTCACGAAGTCGGTCATGTCATTGGCAGACATGGAGCAGAACATTTAGCCAAACAACAGTTAGGTAGTGCCTTAGTTAATGCTGTCGGAATTGCTGCTAGCGATCGCCCTGAAAGTGCTAGACAGGCAGCAATTTTAGCTCAAGCTGTCAATCAGATGATCAATCTTAAGTATGGTAGAGATGATGAATTAGAAAGCGATCTACTAGGTTTTCAATTTATGACCGAAGCTGACTACAACCCTATCGGTATCGTCGAATTAATGAAAATTCTTAATTCTGCTAGAGGTGGAGCAGGAGGACAACCAGAATTTATGAGTACACATCCTAATCCTGCCAATCGGATTCAGCAGTTAATTGCCATCATCAATCAAGAATATCCCAATGGTATTCCTCCCAGGTTAGAAGAAGGCAAAAATCGCTTTGCTCAAGTAGTAGGCCGTCGGCTTTAA
- a CDS encoding DUF456 domain-containing protein yields MDITTIYWIVLALMAVGVIGAIIPGLPGSSIILVAILIWSVATGFAGIGLPMILIFAVLILSAGVEYIALYFGVKQSGASKWSQFGAIAGMVVGFLGLLPALPIGGPLIGVLVGAVLGAFIGEYLYRSNLDSSERMKQALKASTGIVIASIIGNVIEALLAALAVAIFIYSTWSIVFIS; encoded by the coding sequence ATGGATATAACTACTATTTATTGGATAGTCTTAGCGTTAATGGCTGTGGGAGTTATTGGAGCAATTATTCCTGGACTACCTGGAAGTAGCATTATTTTGGTTGCTATTTTAATTTGGAGCGTCGCGACTGGTTTTGCGGGTATTGGTTTACCCATGATTTTAATTTTTGCCGTTTTAATTCTCAGTGCGGGGGTAGAGTATATAGCTCTTTATTTTGGGGTTAAACAGTCTGGGGCAAGTAAATGGAGCCAATTCGGTGCGATCGCTGGTATGGTGGTTGGTTTTTTGGGTTTATTGCCAGCTTTACCTATAGGTGGTCCTTTAATAGGAGTGCTGGTCGGTGCAGTATTAGGAGCCTTTATTGGTGAATATCTTTATCGCAGCAATTTGGATTCCAGTGAGCGCATGAAACAAGCATTAAAAGCCAGTACAGGAATTGTCATTGCTTCTATTATTGGCAATGTAATCGAAGCTTTATTGGCAGCTTTGGCAGTAGCAATCTTTATTTATTCCACCTGGTCTATTGTTTTTATTAGCTAG